A genomic stretch from bacterium includes:
- a CDS encoding type II secretion system protein, translated as MRRRQAFTLVELIVTLAIVVILAAIAIPVYNTVQAQAQIKADIAEQNVLVQALSSYYAVNGCYPNGPRGTGNMPTNLGPYVGNTWPGNMTYVTFMNGGWVNSSSGAVNYVGVLANSVLTQSGSWTGGTAVFNGVSTGATVLECP; from the coding sequence ATGAGACGTCGGCAGGCATTCACCCTGGTCGAGCTGATCGTGACGCTCGCGATCGTGGTAATTCTCGCAGCGATCGCGATTCCGGTGTACAACACCGTCCAAGCGCAGGCACAGATCAAAGCGGATATCGCGGAACAGAACGTGTTGGTCCAAGCGCTTTCCTCGTACTACGCGGTCAATGGCTGCTATCCGAACGGACCGCGCGGGACAGGCAATATGCCCACGAACCTCGGCCCGTACGTCGGCAATACGTGGCCCGGTAATATGACGTACGTGACATTCATGAATGGTGGCTGGGTCAACTCGAGTAGCGGTGCGGTGAATTACGTGGGGGTCCTCGCTAACAGTGTGCTCACGCAGTCGGGGTCGTGGACCGGCGGCACGGCAGTGTTTAATGGCGTGTCTACGGGCGCCACAGTACTGGAGTGCCCGTAA